Genomic segment of Paraburkholderia agricolaris:
CAGGCGCGCGGCGCGCGCGTGCTGCTCGCAGCGCCGGGCGATGTGCCCGAAGCAACGCTGCCGCTTGCCACTACCGCTCATGCGGCGCTCGATCCGATCGCCGCGATCCTGTCCTTTTATGTGATGGCTGCCGGCCTTGCCGCCGCACGCGGGCGCAATCCTGACGCGCCACGCCATCTCAACAAAGTCACCGAAACTCACTGACGAGAAATCAGATGCGACGTGTCGAGGAGTCCCGCTTGATCAGCCATTCTGAAGGCCAAATTGTTTTGCTCGCGCCGATGACCGGTCCGGTCGTGCCGTTGGCGAATGTGCCCGACCCTGTGTTTTCGGGCGGCATGTTCGGCGATGGCATTGGCATCGATCCGCTCGAGGGGCGACTCGTCGCGCCGTGCGACGGCACGATCACCCATCTCGCGCGCACCGGCCACGCGGTCACGCTCGCGACAGCCGAAGGCGTGGAGATTCTGCTGCACATCGGCATCGACACAGTCGAGCTGAACGGTCAAGGTTTCGCGCCGATGGTCGCGCAAGGCGCAACCGTGCGCACCGGCGACATCCTGATCGAATTCGATCAGGACCGGGTCGCGCTGAACGCGCCGAGCCTCGTCTCGGTGATCGCGATCGCCAACTCGGATGCGTTCGAGATTGTCGAGCGCGCGCCGGGCGGCATGCTGAAGGCCGGTGAAACGCCGCTACTGGTGCTGCGTGCTCGCGGCGGAGAAGCGGCGCAGGCGTCGCGCCAGGCCAGTGCGACCAACGTGACCGAAGAGGCCCGTCAGCAAGTCACGCTGGTGCACGCAGGCGGTCTGCACGCACGGCCTGCCGCACGTGCTCGTGAAGCGGCGCGCGGTTTCGATGCGCGTGTCGAGGTGCGTTACGAAGGGCGCAAGGCGGCAATCGAGAGCGTGGTCGGTTTGCTAGGCCTCGGCGCGGGCGAAGGTGCGACGGTCGAGTTGCTCGGCGTCGGTCCGCAAGCCAAAGCCGCGATCGAAGCGATCGCCCATGAATTGACACGTGAAGCGCACGGCGAAGTCGAAGAAAAACCGGCACGTCAAAGCTCGCCGGCGCCGCAAGCCGTTGCCCACGCAGCGGGTGAAACGCTTGCGCCGAATACGCTCGCGGGTGTGTGCGCGGCGCCGGGCGTCGCGGTCGGCAAGCTGGTGCGTTGGGACGATGCGGATATCGATCCGCCGGAAAAGGCGAATGGCACGTCGGCGGCTGAAAGCCGTCTGCTGGACAAAGCGATTGCTACCGTCGACGCCGATCTCGGTACCACGGTGCGCGATGCGTCGCAACGTGGTGCGGTGGGTGAAGCGGGTATTTTCGCGGTGCATCGCGTCTTGCTTGAAGATCCGACCCTGGTCGATGCCGCGCGCGATCTGATCAGTCTCGGCAAGAGCGCCGGCTTTGCGTGGCGCGAAGCGATCCGTGCACAGATCGCCATCCTGATGAATATCGAAGACGCCTTGCTCGCAGAGCGTGCCGCCGATCTGCGCGACATCGAAAAACGTGTGTTGCGCGCGCTCGGTTATACGAATGCGGCGGCGCGCACGCTGCCGGACGAAGCGGTTCTGGCGGCCGAAGAGTTCACGCCTTCCGATCTTTCCACGCTGGATCGCTCGCGCGTCACGGCCCTCGTGATGGCGCGCGGCGGAGCGACCTCGCATGCGGCGATTCTCGCGCGTCAGGCCGGCATTCCGGCGCTGGTGGCAGTCGGCGATGCATTGCATGCGATCCCTGAAGGTACGCAGGTCGTGGTGAACGCCACTACCGGCCGCCTCGAATTTGCTCCGACCGAACTCGACGTCGAACGCGCGCGTCTTGAACGTAGCCGCCTCGCCGGCGTGCGCGAAGCAAATCGCCGCACGTCGCAACAAGCCGCGGTCACCGCAGACGGCCGCGCGATCGAAGTCGCCGCCAACATCGCCACGCTCGACGATGCGAAAACCGCCGTCGACAACGGCGCGGATTCCGTCGGTCTGCTGCGCACCGAACTGCTGTTCATTCACCGCGCCGCAGCGCCGACCACCGACGAACATCGCCAGAGCTACCAGGCCATCGTCGATGCATTGAGCGGCCGCACCGCGATCATTCGCACGCTGGACGTCGGCGCGGACAAGGAAGTCGACTACCTGACGCTGCCGCCCGAACCGAATCCGGCGCTTGGGCTGCGCGGCATCCGCCTCGCACAGGTGCGCCCGGATCTGCTCGACGACCAATTGCGTGGTCTGCTGGCGGTGCAGCCGCTCGGCGCCGTCCGCATCCTGTTGCCGATGGTGACCGATGTGGGCGAGCTGATCCGCATCCGCAAGCGCATCGGCGAATTTGCCCGTGAATCGGGCCGTACGGAACCGATTGAAGTTGGCGTGATGATCGAAGTGCCGTCGGCCGCGTTGCTCGCCGATCAACTGTCGCAGCACGCGGATTTCCTCTCGATCGGCACCAACGATCTGACGCAATACACGCTTGCCATGGATCGCTGCCAGGCCGACCTCGCCGCTCAGGCGGACGGTTTGCATCCGGCGGTGCTGCGTTTGATCGCAGCGACCGTGCAGGGCGCGAACAAGCATGGCAAATGGGTCGGCGTATGCGGCGCACTGGCGGGCGATCCCGTTGCCATGCCGCTGCTCGTCGGCCTCGGTGTGACCGAGCTTTCGGTGGACCCGGTGTCGGTGCCTGGCATCAAGGCGCGCGTGCGCAACCTCGATTATCAGCTGTGCCGCCAACGCGCCCAGGATGCCCTGGCGCTCGAATCGGCGCAGGCGGTAAGAGCAGTAAGTCGCGAAACCTGGCCTTTGGACTGAACCCACACAGTCCGCAACCAGTTTCGCATAGTCAGGACGTATCGCTACAAAACTCAACGACGACAGTCGACAACGAGACAAGGATTGGAGGTGTCAATGGATGGGAATCCGTTTCTGAAGATTCAGCGCCTGGGCCGGGCGCTGATGTTGCCGATTGCAGTGCTGCCGGTTGCCGGCTTGCTGCTGCGATTGGGCCAACCCGATGTGTTCAACATCAAGATGATCGCCGACGCCGGCGGCGCGATCTTCGACAACCTGCCGTTGCTGTTCGCAATCGGCGTGGCGGTTGGCTTCGCGAAAGATAACAACGGCGTGGCGGGTCTCGCGGGTGCGATCGGTTATCTGATCGAAATCGCGGTGATGAAGGACATCAACGACAAGCTCAACATGGGCGTGTTGTCCGGGATCGTGGCGGGTATCGTCGCGGGCTTGCTGTACAACAAGTACAAGGACATCAAGCTGCCTGACTACCTCGCATTCTTCGGAGGGAAACGCTTCGTGCCGATTGTCACCGGCGTGGTCTGTCTGGTGATAGGCATTGTGTTCGGCTACGTATGGCAGCCGGTGCAAGGCGTGATCGACACGGCCGGTCATTGGCTGACCACCGCGGGTGCGCTCGGTGCGTTCGTGTTCGGTGTGCTGAACCGTTTGCTGCTCGTCACGGGTCTGCATCACATTCTCAATTCGCTGACGTGGTTCGTGTTCGGCACCTTCACGCCGCCAGGCGGTGTTCCGGTGACGGGCGACCTGCATCGCTTCTTTGCGGGCGACCCGACTGCGGGCACGTTCATGACGGGCTTCTTCCCGGTCATGATGTTCGGCCTGCCGGCCGCGTGTCTTGCGATGTATCACGAGGCACCGAAAGAGCGTCGCGCGATGGTGTTCGGCCTGCTGGCCTCGATGGCGCTCACCTCGTTCCTGACGGGCGTGACCGAGCCGATCGAATTCAGCTTCATGTTCCTCGCACCGGTGCTGTATGCGATCCATGCGGTGCTGACGGGCTTGTCGCTGGCAATCTGCTCGGCGCTCGGGATTCATCTCGGCTTTACCTTCTCGGCCGGCTTTATCGACTACGTGCTGAACTACGGCTTGTCGACCAAGGGCTGGTGGGCGATTCCGCTCGGCGTTGTGTACGCGGTGGTGTACTACGGCCTGTTCCGCTTCTTCATCCGCAAGTTCAACATGGCGACGCCGGGTCGTGAACCCGCCGCTGAAGAAGAACAGATCGAGTCGTTCGAGGCTGGCGGTTTTGTGTCGCCGGTTGCGGGCGCCGCGGTGCCGCGTGCGCAGCGTTATATCGCTGCGCTGGGTGGTGCGTCGAATCTTTCAGTGGTGGATGCCTGCACGACGCGTCTGCGTCTGTCGGTGGTCGATGCCAACAAGGTCTCGGAAAGCGAGCTGAAGACGATCGGCGCGCGTGGTGTGCTCAAGCGCGGTGCGACTAACGTGCAGGTGATTATCGGACCTGAAGCGGACATCATCGCCGATGAAATTCGTACGGTGATCGCACAAGGCGGTGGCGAAGCGGTGAAGCCGGCAGTTGCGGCCGCGCCTGCTGTTGCTGCGGCTCCGGTGGCGGCTGCAAGCGGTGCCCAGAGCGGTGCGCTCGACCCGGACCCGATGCGTTGGCTCGCCGTGTTCGGCGGCGCGGGCAACGTTGTTTCGCTGGATGCGGTGGCGGCAACGCGTCTGCGTATCGTGGTTCGCGATCCGTCGGCGGTTGATCGTCAACGTCTCGCTACGCTCGACACGGCGTGGGTTTCGGCCGACACGTTTCACATCGTAGTGGGTGACGCAGCCCAGCGTTACGCCGCACAACTGGCGACGCGTCTGTCGCCCGGTGCGGGTGCCGGTACGGCGCCGCAACCCGCGTAATCGCATCAAGACTTCGAGCTGAGCTGACTTCGGTCTTCCGTCGAGCTTCGTCGAAGTAAGGACGCGAACAAAAAAGCGGCACCTTGGATCAAGGTGCCGCTTTTGCGTTTACCGGTGCTCAACTGGCAATGGATGCATCAACGTGCTTTCTGCTTGCCCGCTTCCAGAGGCCGGCGCGATTCCAGCCACATCACGTTGATTACGCCGAACGCCAACGCCACGCCAATGCCGAGAAGCCAACTGAAGTACCACATCACAAACTCCTGTTATCCGTATTCCTGATCAATACATCGAATGATGATTTTCCTTGAGCGCCGCGGCGGTAACCTTGCCTCGCATCACGCGATACACCCAGCTCGTGTAGATCAGGATGATCGGCAGGAAGATGATCACGGCGACGAGCATGATCTGCAGCGTCATGCGGCTCGAGGTCGAGTCCCACACCGTGAGACTGCTGCGGCCGTCGAGCGAGGAGGGCATGATGAATGGGAACATCGAGAAGCCCGCCGTCAGAATCACGCCGATGACCATCAGCGAAGTCGACAGGAAGGCGCTCTTTTCAAAGCGTGAGCGCGCCAGCAACAAGGCGAGTACGCCACCGGCAATGCCCGCCACCGGCGCGGCCACCATCCACGGATAGTGCGCGTAGTTGTTGAGCCAAAGGCCAGGTGCGCCGATCACGTTCTTCAGCAGCGGATTGGCCACCGTGTCTAGCGGCGCGGCGTCGACGATCTGATAGCCGCCGATCATCGTGGCGATAAGCGCGCCCGCGAGCAGGAACAGCACCACGGCGGCGAGCGAAGCGATCCGCAGCGCGAGCGATGCACGCTCGGCGACGACGTCGTCCGCTTTCATCTTCACGAAGGCCGCACCGTGCGCGGCCAGCATCGACACACTGACGAGCCCGCACAGCACGGCGAACGGGTTGAGCAGTGCGAAGAAACCGCCGTGATACGTGACGCGCAGATCGGTGTCGAACGAGAACGGCACGCCTTGCAGCAGGTTGCCGAACGCCACACCGAACACCAGCGCGGGTACAAAACCGCCGACAAACAACGCCCAATCCCATGCGCTGCGCCAGCGCGGGTCTTCACGTTTGCTGCGGTAGTCGAAGCCGACCGGCCGGAAGAACAGTGAGAACAGCACCAGCAGCATCGCGAAGTAGAAGCCCGAGAAGGACGCGGCGTACACCAGCGGCCACGCGGCGAACATCGCGCCGCCCGCGGTGATGAGCCACACCTGATTGCCTTCCCACGTTGCGCCAACCGTGTTCACGACAATGCGCCGCTCCGCGTCGGTTTTGGCGATGAACGGCAGCAGAATCGCCGCGCCCATGTCGAAGCCGTCGGTGAGCGCGAAGCCGATCAGCAGCACGCCGATCAACACCCACCAGATCAGTTTGAGGGTTGCGTAATCCATGATGATCTTTCCCTTGGAACAGAGTGGCGGCGAATCATGCGGCCGTGTTGGTCGGCAGCGGCTGATTCAGCGGCTGTTCGTGGTGATAGCGCCCAGTGTGCAGCGACGAAGGGCCGAGTCGCGCGTACTTGAACATCAACATGATTTCGATGATGAATAGCACTGTGTAGAACACGACGAAGCCGGCAATGCTCAGGTAGAGATCGCCCGGCGTCAGGCTCGAGGCGGACAAGGCGGTCGGCAGAATACCGGCGATGGTCCACGGCTGACGGCCCACTTCAGCCACAATCCAGCCGAACTCAGCCGCAAGCCACGGCAACGGAATGGCCCACACGGCCCAGCGCAGGAACCAGCGGCGCTTCTCCAGCAGCAGCGAGCGCTGCGCGCAGAACCAGAACGCCAGTACAAAGGTCGCGAGGAACAGGATGCCGAGGCCGACCATCAGGCGGAACGAGAAGAACACGGGTGCCACCGGCGGGATGGTCTTTTTGGCGGCCTGCGCGATCTGATCCGGCGTGGCATCGGTGACGTTCGGCGTGAACTGCTTGAGCATCAGGCCGTAGCCGAGATCTTCTTTGTGCGCGTCAAAAGCGGCTTTGGCTTCGTCCGTGGCGTCGCCGAGCTTGAGCTTCTGCAACGCGGCGTAGGCGAGCATGCCGTTCTTGATGCGCACTTCGTTCTGCGCCATCAGGTCTTTCAGGCCGAGTACCGGTTCGTCGATCGAGCGCGTGGCGATGAGGCCGAGCGCATACGGAATGCGGATCGCATAGTCGGTGCGTTCTTCCTTCTGGTTCGGAATGCCGAAGATCGTGAACGGCGCGGGTGCGGGTGCCGTTTCCCATTCGGATTCGATGGCGGCCAGCTTGACCTGCTGAACTTCGCCGGTGCGATAACCGGATTCGTCGCCAAGCACGATCACGCATAACGTCGAGGCCAGGCCGAAGCCGGCGGCAATAGCGAACGAGCGCAACGCAAACTCGGTGTCGCGGCGTTTCAACAGATACCACGACGACACACCGAGCACAAACATCGAGGCGGTCACGTAACCGGCCGATACGGTGTGCACGAACTTCACCTGGGCGACCGGATTGAACAGCACCGAGAAGATGCTGTCGAGCTCCATGCGCATGGTCTGATAGTTAAAGGTTGCACCGACCGGGTTGTTCATCCAGCCGTTGGCCACCAGAATCCACAGCGCCGACAGGTTCGAGCCAAGTGCCACGAGGAACGTGACGATCACGTGCTGAACTCTCGAGAGCCGCTTCCACCCGAAGAAGAACAGGCCGACGAAGGTGGACTCGAGGAAAAACGCCATCAACCCTTCAACGGCCAGCGGCACGCCGAAGATGTCGCCGACATAGTGCGAGTAGTACGACCAGTTGGTGCCGAACTGGAATTCCAGGGTAAGACCGGTGGTGACGCCCATTGCAAAGTTGATGCCGAACAGCTTGCCCCAGAACTGGGTCATGTCTTTGTAGATCTGCTTGCCGGTCATCACATAGACAGACTCCATGATGACGAGCAACCAGGACAGACCGAGCGTGAGTGGCACGAACAGAAAGTGATAAAGCGCCGTGATGGCGAACTGGAGGCGCGACAGTTCTACGACTTCGCTAACGGGCATGTTGATCACCTTGGGACGGATGCGGGGCAGGCACGGACAGCAGCGCCTGCGCGACTTGATCAGGCGGCAGCGACATATGCTCCGCCTGCGGATGATTGAAGAACGCGTACTTGAGCACCATCAGTAATGCGAATTTGATGGCGAGGACGATGGCGATATCCCGTGCCAGCGTCGGACCGCGCGCCCAGGCGGCGAACCGTTTGCGCAGGCTCGGGCGAGGGTTGCTGTTGCGATTCAGGGCTATGGTCATTATCGGTCGAAGGCAACTTCACGCCGGTGAATCCGGCTGGAACCAGGCCACTTGAGTGGTCTGGCAAGTGCATCTCGATTTTAGGATCGAGGACCTTGTACGTATAAGTTCGACGCTGCGGCATTGGGTCGCGAATGTCAGCCCGTGCGAACAGTATTGCTATGAGGTTTGTGATACGTCAAGAAACACATGTTTGAAAGGCATGTTCTTGAGTGAGGGCGACGGGCGTCGCGATTGAGTGCGAGCCTTATTGAGCGGGCACAAAAAAGCCCTGCCTTCTTGCGAGGGCAGGGCTTTGCGGCTAGCCTATGCGCACCGGACTAGCCAGTACGACCAAATGTTTAAGTCCTGGCTTTTAAGCCTTACGCATATTCGGCTAATGCGCCACGCATTTTCTTCATTGCGCTCGCCTCGATCTGGCGAATACGCTCAGCCGACACGCCGAATTCGTCGGCCAGTTCATGCAGCGTCGAGCCACCCGAACCGTCGTCTTCCACCTTCAGCCAGCGTGCTTCGATGATGCGGCGGCTGCGGGCGTCCAGCGCGTCTAGTGCGCTCGCGATACCGTCGCTTTGCAGCTTGTCGCGCTGACGCGAAGCCAGCACTGCAGTCGGCTCGCTATGCGAGTCGGCGAGGTAGGCGATCGGCGCATACGACTCTTCGCCGTCTTCGACCTGACCTTCCAGCGCGATATCGCCGCCGGACAAGCGCGTTTCCATCTCGGCCACTTCTTCGCGCTTCACGTTAAGCTCCTGGGCGAGACCTTCGATCTCGTCCGGCGTGAATGCGCCAAGGCCCTGCTTGTGGCTGCGCAGGTTGAAGAACAGCTTGCGCTGCGCTTTGGTGGTGGCGACCTTCACCATCCGCCAGTTACGCAGAATATATTCGTGGATCTCAGCCTTGATCCAGTGCATGGCATACGACACGAGCCGTACGTTTTGCTCCGGATCGAAGCGCTTCACGGCCTTCATCAGGCCGATATTGCCTTCCTGGATCAGGTCGGCGTGCGGCAGTCCATAACCGAGGTAATTGCGCGCGATCGAGACGACCAGCCGCAGGTGCGACAGGACGAGGCGGCGTGCGGACTCAAGGTTGTCCTGCTCGCGAAATTCGGTGGCGAACTGGCGTTCTTCCGCCGGCGTCAGCATCGGAATCCGATTTACGGCCTGGATGTAGGCGTCGATATTGCCCAGTTGACCGGGCAGCAGCGAGGAATGCGAGAGCGCCAGTGCACCTGCCGAAGCGGCCTTAGCCGACGACGGGCTCAAAGTACTCGGAAGGGTCATTGCATGGCTCACGTAGGAAACTCCTTTGGAATCAGACAAAAGCGTATTCAGTTAACGACTCCAGCGTTGGATGTTAGCACTCTGATTTGCCGAGTGCTAATACTTAGAAGGCGTAGGGGCATCCAAGTTCCGCAAATTCCTATTGAAATTTAGAGTTTGATAGCCAATTGGAGGCTCCGCACTAGATTTTCAAGAGCGCGTATGATTTTCCTAACAA
This window contains:
- the nagE gene encoding N-acetylglucosamine-specific PTS transporter subunit IIBC gives rise to the protein MDGNPFLKIQRLGRALMLPIAVLPVAGLLLRLGQPDVFNIKMIADAGGAIFDNLPLLFAIGVAVGFAKDNNGVAGLAGAIGYLIEIAVMKDINDKLNMGVLSGIVAGIVAGLLYNKYKDIKLPDYLAFFGGKRFVPIVTGVVCLVIGIVFGYVWQPVQGVIDTAGHWLTTAGALGAFVFGVLNRLLLVTGLHHILNSLTWFVFGTFTPPGGVPVTGDLHRFFAGDPTAGTFMTGFFPVMMFGLPAACLAMYHEAPKERRAMVFGLLASMALTSFLTGVTEPIEFSFMFLAPVLYAIHAVLTGLSLAICSALGIHLGFTFSAGFIDYVLNYGLSTKGWWAIPLGVVYAVVYYGLFRFFIRKFNMATPGREPAAEEEQIESFEAGGFVSPVAGAAVPRAQRYIAALGGASNLSVVDACTTRLRLSVVDANKVSESELKTIGARGVLKRGATNVQVIIGPEADIIADEIRTVIAQGGGEAVKPAVAAAPAVAAAPVAAASGAQSGALDPDPMRWLAVFGGAGNVVSLDAVAATRLRIVVRDPSAVDRQRLATLDTAWVSADTFHIVVGDAAQRYAAQLATRLSPGAGAGTAPQPA
- the cydB gene encoding cytochrome d ubiquinol oxidase subunit II, encoding MDYATLKLIWWVLIGVLLIGFALTDGFDMGAAILLPFIAKTDAERRIVVNTVGATWEGNQVWLITAGGAMFAAWPLVYAASFSGFYFAMLLVLFSLFFRPVGFDYRSKREDPRWRSAWDWALFVGGFVPALVFGVAFGNLLQGVPFSFDTDLRVTYHGGFFALLNPFAVLCGLVSVSMLAAHGAAFVKMKADDVVAERASLALRIASLAAVVLFLLAGALIATMIGGYQIVDAAPLDTVANPLLKNVIGAPGLWLNNYAHYPWMVAAPVAGIAGGVLALLLARSRFEKSAFLSTSLMVIGVILTAGFSMFPFIMPSSLDGRSSLTVWDSTSSRMTLQIMLVAVIIFLPIILIYTSWVYRVMRGKVTAAALKENHHSMY
- the cydX gene encoding cytochrome bd-I oxidase subunit CydX is translated as MWYFSWLLGIGVALAFGVINVMWLESRRPLEAGKQKAR
- the ptsP gene encoding phosphoenolpyruvate--protein phosphotransferase: MRRVEESRLISHSEGQIVLLAPMTGPVVPLANVPDPVFSGGMFGDGIGIDPLEGRLVAPCDGTITHLARTGHAVTLATAEGVEILLHIGIDTVELNGQGFAPMVAQGATVRTGDILIEFDQDRVALNAPSLVSVIAIANSDAFEIVERAPGGMLKAGETPLLVLRARGGEAAQASRQASATNVTEEARQQVTLVHAGGLHARPAARAREAARGFDARVEVRYEGRKAAIESVVGLLGLGAGEGATVELLGVGPQAKAAIEAIAHELTREAHGEVEEKPARQSSPAPQAVAHAAGETLAPNTLAGVCAAPGVAVGKLVRWDDADIDPPEKANGTSAAESRLLDKAIATVDADLGTTVRDASQRGAVGEAGIFAVHRVLLEDPTLVDAARDLISLGKSAGFAWREAIRAQIAILMNIEDALLAERAADLRDIEKRVLRALGYTNAAARTLPDEAVLAAEEFTPSDLSTLDRSRVTALVMARGGATSHAAILARQAGIPALVAVGDALHAIPEGTQVVVNATTGRLEFAPTELDVERARLERSRLAGVREANRRTSQQAAVTADGRAIEVAANIATLDDAKTAVDNGADSVGLLRTELLFIHRAAAPTTDEHRQSYQAIVDALSGRTAIIRTLDVGADKEVDYLTLPPEPNPALGLRGIRLAQVRPDLLDDQLRGLLAVQPLGAVRILLPMVTDVGELIRIRKRIGEFARESGRTEPIEVGVMIEVPSAALLADQLSQHADFLSIGTNDLTQYTLAMDRCQADLAAQADGLHPAVLRLIAATVQGANKHGKWVGVCGALAGDPVAMPLLVGLGVTELSVDPVSVPGIKARVRNLDYQLCRQRAQDALALESAQAVRAVSRETWPLD
- the cydP gene encoding cytochrome oxidase putative small subunit CydP; this encodes MTIALNRNSNPRPSLRKRFAAWARGPTLARDIAIVLAIKFALLMVLKYAFFNHPQAEHMSLPPDQVAQALLSVPAPHPSQGDQHAR
- the rpoH gene encoding RNA polymerase sigma factor RpoH, whose protein sequence is MSHAMTLPSTLSPSSAKAASAGALALSHSSLLPGQLGNIDAYIQAVNRIPMLTPAEERQFATEFREQDNLESARRLVLSHLRLVVSIARNYLGYGLPHADLIQEGNIGLMKAVKRFDPEQNVRLVSYAMHWIKAEIHEYILRNWRMVKVATTKAQRKLFFNLRSHKQGLGAFTPDEIEGLAQELNVKREEVAEMETRLSGGDIALEGQVEDGEESYAPIAYLADSHSEPTAVLASRQRDKLQSDGIASALDALDARSRRIIEARWLKVEDDGSGGSTLHELADEFGVSAERIRQIEASAMKKMRGALAEYA
- a CDS encoding cytochrome ubiquinol oxidase subunit I, encoding MPVSEVVELSRLQFAITALYHFLFVPLTLGLSWLLVIMESVYVMTGKQIYKDMTQFWGKLFGINFAMGVTTGLTLEFQFGTNWSYYSHYVGDIFGVPLAVEGLMAFFLESTFVGLFFFGWKRLSRVQHVIVTFLVALGSNLSALWILVANGWMNNPVGATFNYQTMRMELDSIFSVLFNPVAQVKFVHTVSAGYVTASMFVLGVSSWYLLKRRDTEFALRSFAIAAGFGLASTLCVIVLGDESGYRTGEVQQVKLAAIESEWETAPAPAPFTIFGIPNQKEERTDYAIRIPYALGLIATRSIDEPVLGLKDLMAQNEVRIKNGMLAYAALQKLKLGDATDEAKAAFDAHKEDLGYGLMLKQFTPNVTDATPDQIAQAAKKTIPPVAPVFFSFRLMVGLGILFLATFVLAFWFCAQRSLLLEKRRWFLRWAVWAIPLPWLAAEFGWIVAEVGRQPWTIAGILPTALSASSLTPGDLYLSIAGFVVFYTVLFIIEIMLMFKYARLGPSSLHTGRYHHEQPLNQPLPTNTAA